CAAGCATTACGCAGCACGCGGCGTGGATCTCAAGCGCGGCGTTGATTTTTAGGAGGCGTTGATTTTATCGACTGAGTTGCCTAATGATGCAGCATCCAGGGCCTATTATGCTGTTTTCCACGCTGCATCCGCTTGATTGTTGGCACAAAACTTAGAGTTTAAGAGTCACGCCGGAGTTTTGAGATCTATCAGCTTAAACTTTGTGAAACCCGGAATCCTTGAAACTAGCGTTGGACGCGATCTGAATTGGCTAGCCGAATTGCGTCAAACAGCTGACTACGGAGAAATACGCAACGTTTCTATGCTTCACTGCCTAGGGAGGGGTAAGCCATCGCCGCCTACGAAGGAGCTGAAGCGATCGCCTTGCATAAATCGATCGGGTCTTCCCTATCGAGAAGATGTCAGAGGTTAACCCCTCCACACAATCTTCCAATAGACCCAAACATTCAAGGAAATTCGCAATGAAACTTGCTCAACTGACCTCCTCCCTCGTGATTGCTTCTACCCTGTTTGCAGCCTTTGTTCCCACTGCCAAAGCTGATGATCTTGCTAGCCAAATGGTGGGTAAAGTTCAATGCAGCACTGGCGATGTCGCTCTGGGAAATAATATTCAAAATAATGTGAATAAGAGCGATCGTACCTGGGACTTGTCTAAGTCTGGCAACAGCGCTTCTTCCAGTAACTCCAACAGCAGCAAATCAAGCAATTCTAGCAGCAAAGCCGGTGGTGGCGGTGGTTTCAGCGTCTTTGGTATTGTTGGTGCCAATGGCAATGGCAGCTCTGCCGACAGTAAATCCTCTAGCTCCAATCAATCCAGTGCCTTCAGCGGCAAGAGTGCCTTCAGTAACCTAAACAAAGGTACCTCTTCCTCCTTCAGCGATAAGAGTTCTTCCACCGTTGTGGTTGGCAAAGTCAGCAATTGCGATTCCAATAACGCGGCAATGGCTGATATGTTCAAATCGCAAAAAGCATCCGAAATGAATGCAGACAACAACCGAACGGATATTCAAATCAACAACACCAACAATGAAACCTCTCGGAAACGAATTGACGCGGAAGTTAACATGAATCGTGACAATAACAAAACTCAAGTGGAAATGTTGGATATGCAGCGCCGAGGTGGCCAAGTGCAAAACCTAATTAAGTGGTAAATGGAGTGGTCAAAGTGCCAAACACCAGTCCGCTGAGTTCCTGAAACCTTTGTCAGTCTGTCGTTCCCTACCATTGCTTTACTCAGTCATCATTCAACCGAGCACCTCTGTATCTATTACTACCTTGATAAGGTCATGTAGAACGTCTTGATGCAGCAAGTCTAAGCAATTCTCACAGCATTTTCATCTTGCACAACTTGCACAACAAAGGGACATCGAATCGATGTCCCTTTTTCTGATTTCTGCCGCAATTACTCTGCCGCAATCCGTGGATTCTTCCAAAGGAAGATGATAGGTTGGGCAATGAAGCCGCAATCAACCCGATCGCCCGTGCTGAATTGCTTAATTCGACTGAGCGATCGCCCAGTCCTAGGGATTGGCTGGCTTAAACTCAAGCGACACGCCATTCATACAATACCGCTGTCCCGTCGGCTTTGGCCCATCGGGAAACACATGGCCGAGGTGTCCCCCGCAACGGCTGCAATGGACTTCGACCCGCGTCATAAAGAACGATCGATCGACTGAAGTCTCGATCGCCCCTTCGATCGGAGCATAGAAGCTTGGCCAACCCGTCCCGCTGTTGAACTTAGTATCCGAAGTGAATAGGTCTTGCCCACAGCCAGAGCAAGCATAGGTACCGGGTTCATAGGTTTTATCTAACGGACTGGTTCCGGCCCGCTCGGTGCCATGTTTACGGAGAACCCGAAACTGCTCCGGCGTCAGAAGTTGCTGCCACTCCGCCTCTGTTTTTTGGACTTCAAACACTTTGTCAGTTGCCATGGTGGATTCACTCCGCCTAACGCTAAAAAAAGGGACAGAGCGATCGCCCTGTCCCTATGATTATGCAATGAATTTTAGGGAGTCGGTTGCTAGGCAGGCGTGGGATGAGCGGACTGCCTAGCCAATGATTAACCCATGCCCGGAACCACCGGATGGAAATAAAACGCTAAGCCTAAGACTGCATAGGCTGCCAGCAAAAGTGTCCCCTCTAGCCAGTTAGATTTACCATCGGAACTGATGGAGTTCGTAATCAGCACGGCTACGGCTACAGCCACCAGTTCAAAGGGATTAAAGTTCAAATCCATGGGCTGCCCCAGGAACCAGCCCGCAATTACCAGCACCGGAGCTACAAACAGCGCAATCTGTAGGCTGGATCCAACTGCTACGGAGAGTGACAAATCCATTTTGTCCTTCATAGCGACGGTGACGGCAGTGGCGTGTTCTGCGGCGTTACCAATAATCGGCAACAAGATCACCCCGGTAAACAATGCCGTCAGCCCCAGCATCGAAGTTGCTTCTTCCAGGCTATCCACCAGCAACTCCGACTCGATCGCGACGCCGATCGTGCAGCAGAACAAGACAAACGTCCAAAGCGGCAGATTGGGTTGGTGGCCTTCTGATTCCCCCGCAAGACTCGCTTCGGCCATCTCGATCGCGCTCTCTTCCACCGTAGCTGCGTCATACAGATAGGTATGGGTTTTCATGGAGAATAACAGGGTCAACCCATAGACCCCAATCAACACGATCGCCACGGCCACGGAGAGCTTTTGAATCGTGACCTCATCAATTCCGGCAGACGTGTAGTTCACCGCCGTCGGCAGCAGCAAGGCAATCACCGCCAAGTTCATCGACGATGCATTGACCCGCGCCACCACCGGCTGGAATTCCTGTTCCTTATAGCGCAGCCCCCCGAGGAGCATGGACAGCCCCATGACCAGTAGAAGGTTGCCAATGATCGACCCGGTTAAACTCGCTTTTACCACGTCGATCAAGCCTGCATTGAGGGCAACGATCGCAATAATCAGTTCCGTCGCGTTGCCAAAGGTGGCGTTCAATAGCCCCCCGAGGGTCGGCCCTGCGACCACCGCAATTTCCTCTGTCGCGGTTCCCATCCAAGCGGCCAGAGGAAGAATCGCTGCTCCCGCCGTCAAGAAGACCACTAACGAGCCCCAGTGGAGGAAATGAGCTGCGATCGAAATTGGAATAAAGGCTAGTAGCCCAAGAAAGACTAAATTTTTTAGTGACATCAGACTTCGCCAGGTGGATATGTGACGGGGTAATGGAAAAGGTGAATCGCCTTCGCTGTAGGAGGCAACTTAAGAATACCCATGGCGATCGGTTTTAGCATGGATTTTCCCAACAGGCACGGAGAATTGCGATAGGCTGAGACAATTAGGCTAAGGCAAGGGGGGCACCTAGGGAATACCTAGGGGGTACCTAGGGGATACCTAAAATTCCCTCCTGAAATGGCCCCTACACTAATCTCTTAAATTAGCAATCCCTCAAATTAGCAATCCCTCAAATTAGCAATCCCTAGTCAAATTAACGCCTCCGCTTGCTATGTCCGACCTGTCTTGCTTTGCTAGCCCCGATCGCCGGATTGCGGTTCTCCTCCATGAAGGGATTCGTGGCACCCATGGAAAAACGGGATTGGCTCTCATCCGCTATCGCCCCGAACAGATTGCCGTGGTCATTGACAGCCAAACCGCAGGGCAATCCTTTGCCCAACTGACGGGAATTCCTTGGGATGGCCCGATCGTCGCGTCCGCTGCCGAAGCCATGGCCTACCAGCCTGATTGGTTGGCGATCGGCATTGCGCCCTCCGGTGGGGCCTTACCCGAAAGCTGGTTCCAAGAGATCCACCAAGCAGTCGCGGCGGGTTGCTCGATCGCCAATGGCCTGCATACGCCCATGGCCGCTCATCCTGACCTCAGCCCTCTGCTACAACCGGGGCAACTCATTTGGGACATGCGCCAGGAACCCCCCGGCTTGGCCGTAGGTCGCGGAGCGGCTCGCTACCTTTCCTGTCGTCGGGTTCTGACCGTCGGGACGGATATGAGTGTCGGTAAAATGTCCACCAGCCTGCAACTCGATCGGGCCTGTCGCCAACGGGGACTCAACTCCAAGTTTCTCGGAACGGGGCAGGCGGGCATTATGATTTCTGGGGAAGGCATTCCTTTAGATGCGGTGCGGGTGGATTTTGCCTCCGGCGCAGTGGAACAACTGGTTTTGAAATTTGGTAACCACCACGACATCTTATTGGTCGAAGGTCAGGGATCATTATTAAATCCGGCTTCGACTGCAACCCTGCCCTTAATGCGGGGAAGTCAGCCAACCCATTTAGTTTTGGTACACCGGGCTGGGCAGACGCATATTAGGACGTTCCCAGATACCCCCATTCCACCGTTGCAGAATGTAATAGAATTATACGAGTCCGTTGCATTTGCTGGTGGTTCGTTTAATTCCGCAAAGGTTGTTAGTGTTGCACTCAATACAATTCACTTATCCGATGAGGAGGCGAAAATCGAAATCGATCGCGTCCAACAATCGACAGGGTTACCTTGTAGTGATCCCATTCGTTATGGCGTGGATAACTTGATCGATACTTTTCTCTAGAAAATCACATTTCTTTTAACAAAAACTTAACTTGATCCCATTGCAGTTCTGGGATCTTCGGGGCACTCTATTTCTATAGGCAATTACTTGATCCCAAGGAAAAGCCTAAATTTTTTTAAACCACTACTAGAGGAAACACCTATGCAATCCGTCAAACAAATGACCCAGCGCAAAGTCACCGAACTATTGAACTGGCTCCATGGCGATAGCTCCCAGTTACAACAGTTGCTGGAGCAAACTCAGCAGCTGAATCCTGATAAAGATACTTCCTGGTGCATCGACAAAGTCTGGTCAGAACAACGGGCGTGGCGAGTTTGACTCGATCGTTCCCTAGCCTCCTTGTCCCTCTCTACTGCAACTTGCCCGGTGTCCTTGCTGGATTCTTAATATCCAAGTTTTAATAGAAGGCAGTTTTACCGACTCGGTTGAGAGTGTTAAGATGCAGCCTTCTGTCAGTCTCCTTCGTGTAACGTCCTACAATCACCAGCAGCTACGCCACAGCCTGGAAACCCTGCTGGATCCCTTGGGTGGCATCTCAAACTTTGTCAAGTCCGGCGATCGGGTTCTCCTAAAGCCCAATCTCCTGACGGGCGCTCGGCCTACGAAAGAATGTGTGACTCGACCAGAGGTGGCCTATTGTGTCGCACAAATGGTTTTGGAAGCGGGCGGACAGCCCTTTTTAGGCGATGGCCCCGCCTTTGGCAGTGCACTAGGGGTTGCTAAGGCCAGCGGCTATGCCTCGCTGATTGAAGACCTCAAAGTTCCGATCATCGAATTCAAGGGCAAACGCTATGAAACGGTGAGTCAGGAATTTAACCATTTGTTGTTGTCGAAGGAAGCCATGGATGCGGATGTGGTGATTAACCTACCGAAGGTCAAATCCCACGTTCAGCTCACCATGACCATGGGGGTCAAAAATCTGTTTGGCTGTGTTCCCGGTAAGATGAAAGCCTGGTGGCATATGGAAGCGGGCAAAGATGCCGATCGCTTCGGAGATATGTTAGTGGAAACGGCACGGGTCATTAGTCCTGACCTG
This genomic window from Alkalinema sp. FACHB-956 contains:
- the msrB gene encoding peptide-methionine (R)-S-oxide reductase MsrB, whose product is MATDKVFEVQKTEAEWQQLLTPEQFRVLRKHGTERAGTSPLDKTYEPGTYACSGCGQDLFTSDTKFNSGTGWPSFYAPIEGAIETSVDRSFFMTRVEVHCSRCGGHLGHVFPDGPKPTGQRYCMNGVSLEFKPANP
- the cax gene encoding calcium/proton exchanger, which codes for MSLKNLVFLGLLAFIPISIAAHFLHWGSLVVFLTAGAAILPLAAWMGTATEEIAVVAGPTLGGLLNATFGNATELIIAIVALNAGLIDVVKASLTGSIIGNLLLVMGLSMLLGGLRYKEQEFQPVVARVNASSMNLAVIALLLPTAVNYTSAGIDEVTIQKLSVAVAIVLIGVYGLTLLFSMKTHTYLYDAATVEESAIEMAEASLAGESEGHQPNLPLWTFVLFCCTIGVAIESELLVDSLEEATSMLGLTALFTGVILLPIIGNAAEHATAVTVAMKDKMDLSLSVAVGSSLQIALFVAPVLVIAGWFLGQPMDLNFNPFELVAVAVAVLITNSISSDGKSNWLEGTLLLAAYAVLGLAFYFHPVVPGMG
- a CDS encoding DUF1611 domain-containing protein, with product MSDLSCFASPDRRIAVLLHEGIRGTHGKTGLALIRYRPEQIAVVIDSQTAGQSFAQLTGIPWDGPIVASAAEAMAYQPDWLAIGIAPSGGALPESWFQEIHQAVAAGCSIANGLHTPMAAHPDLSPLLQPGQLIWDMRQEPPGLAVGRGAARYLSCRRVLTVGTDMSVGKMSTSLQLDRACRQRGLNSKFLGTGQAGIMISGEGIPLDAVRVDFASGAVEQLVLKFGNHHDILLVEGQGSLLNPASTATLPLMRGSQPTHLVLVHRAGQTHIRTFPDTPIPPLQNVIELYESVAFAGGSFNSAKVVSVALNTIHLSDEEAKIEIDRVQQSTGLPCSDPIRYGVDNLIDTFL
- a CDS encoding DUF362 domain-containing protein, which codes for MQPSVSLLRVTSYNHQQLRHSLETLLDPLGGISNFVKSGDRVLLKPNLLTGARPTKECVTRPEVAYCVAQMVLEAGGQPFLGDGPAFGSALGVAKASGYASLIEDLKVPIIEFKGKRYETVSQEFNHLLLSKEAMDADVVINLPKVKSHVQLTMTMGVKNLFGCVPGKMKAWWHMEAGKDADRFGDMLVETARVISPDLTIVDGILGHEGNGPSGGEPKELGILGASADVFALDRAILDIVQVDPALVPTIRASRRLGLCPELEAIAFPLMTPKELQIADWQLPVNMMPIDFGAPRVIKSTFKHLYIRFIKEPMAAYAGR